In a single window of the Necator americanus strain Aroian chromosome X, whole genome shotgun sequence genome:
- a CDS encoding hypothetical protein (NECATOR_CHRX.G22042.T1), whose product MDEDARLKKLDYTAPKTLQFVAGLQGPLVREVCLRMRRPDTYTKMRRSQKKTSLLNLDIGAVVTLVTRRAWRKLGSPALELKIMPVKKAEGSPMKTDGKFSTDFSVRDRITGKNIQGNGTCYVIGMNLLELEWCIQLPLYKELKDKYRCRMVTKEEANRAKIIAGLKKQYADVF is encoded by the exons ATGGACGAAGACGCCCGACTGAAGAAGCTGGACTATACAGCACCGAAGACGCTACAATTCGTGGCAGGGCTTCAAGGTCCATTGGTCCGTGAAGTTTGCCTCCGAATGCGTCGACCAGATACGTATACAAAGATGCGCCGTTCACAAAAGAAGACATCGTTGCTGAAT CTCGACATAGGGGCTGTTGTCACGTTAGTGACGCGTCGAGCGTGGAGAAAGCTCGGATCTCCAGCCTTGGAGCTTAAAATCATGCCAGTCAAGAAGGCAGAAGGATCACCGATGAAGACTGACGGAAAATTCTCCACAGACTTCTCTGTCAGAGACCGCATAACAGGGAAGAACATTCAAGGTAATGGAACCTGCTACGTCATCGGCATGAATCTGCTAGAACTGGAGTGGTGTATTCAACTTCCACTGTACAAGGAGTTGAAAGACAAATATCGCTGCCGAATGGTGACTAAAGAAGAAGCAAACCGAGCGAAAATCATCGCAGGCTTGAAGAAGCAATATGCAGATGTATTCTAG
- a CDS encoding hypothetical protein (NECATOR_CHRX.G22043.T1) — protein sequence MLSPILIICAFVAFVVLGQPGPKMIDETTRWSQCKDVNQSIYDFQMETLQGQFTDLSQYKGQVLLLINVATFCAYTQQYTDFNPLIEKNVNGGFTILAFPCNQFYLQEPAENHELMNGIMYVRPGNGWKPHQNLHIYGKIDVNGENHHPLYEFLKESCPQTVEKIGKTNELMYNPVRANDITWNFEKFLIDRQGRPRFRFHPTAWSHGDVVQPFIDQLMNESP from the exons ATGCTCTCTCCGATTCTCATCATCTGTGCCTTCGTGGCTTTCGTCGTTCTCGGTCAACCAG GGCCGAAAATGATCGACGAAACGACACGATGGAGTCAGTGTAAGGATGTAAATCAGTCGATTTACGACTTCCAA ATGGAAACACTTCAAGGACAATTCACCGATCTGTCACAGTACAAGGGACAAGTGTTGCTCTTAATTAATGTGGCCACATTTTGTG CCTACACTCAACAATATACCGACTTTAACCCGCTAATCGAAAAGAACGTGAACGGTGGATTTACAATCCTTGCATTCCCTTGTAACCAGTTCTATCTCCAG GAACCAGCAGAAAATCATGAACTTATGAATGGAATTATGTATGTACGACCTGGTAACGGATGGAAACCGCATCAAAATCTTCACATCTACGGAAAAATCGACGTGAATGGAGAGAATCATCATCCTCTTTACGAATTCCTTAAG GAAAGTTGCCCGCAAACAGTGGAGAAGAttggaaaaacaaatgaattgaTGTATAATCCGGTTAGAGCAAACGATATTACATGGAATTTCGAGAAGTTCCTTATCGATAGACAG GGACGTCCACGTTTCCGTTTTCATCCAACTGCTTGGAGTCATGGTGATGTTGTGCAGCCATTTATCGATCAACTCATGAACGAGAGTCCATGA